A portion of the Micromonospora vinacea genome contains these proteins:
- the purN gene encoding phosphoribosylglycinamide formyltransferase, with product MTEPAPVARIVVLISGSGSNLQSLLDAATDPAYGAQVVAVGADRDGIAGLDRADAAGVPTFVERVRDHDTREDWDRALTAHVAKHQPDLVISAGFLKLVGPHFLAAFGDRYLNTHNTLLPAFPGIHGPRDALAYGVKLTGATLFFVDAGMDTGPIVAQVAVPVLDDDDVDTLTERIKEAERRQLVEQVGRLVREGWTITGRKVTVP from the coding sequence GTGACCGAGCCCGCGCCTGTCGCCCGCATCGTCGTCCTCATCTCCGGCTCCGGGAGCAACCTTCAGTCGCTGCTGGACGCCGCCACCGACCCCGCGTACGGCGCACAGGTCGTCGCGGTCGGCGCGGACCGCGACGGCATCGCGGGCCTGGACCGGGCCGACGCGGCGGGGGTGCCGACCTTCGTCGAGCGGGTCCGCGACCACGACACCCGGGAGGACTGGGACCGCGCGCTCACCGCGCACGTCGCGAAGCACCAACCCGACCTGGTGATCTCCGCCGGTTTCCTGAAGCTGGTCGGTCCGCACTTCCTCGCCGCCTTCGGCGACCGCTACCTGAACACGCACAACACACTGCTGCCGGCGTTTCCCGGCATCCACGGCCCGCGTGACGCCCTCGCCTACGGCGTGAAGCTCACCGGCGCCACCCTCTTCTTCGTCGACGCCGGCATGGACACCGGGCCGATCGTCGCGCAGGTAGCGGTGCCGGTGCTGGACGACGACGACGTCGACACGCTCACCGAGCGCATCAAGGAAGCCGAGCGGCGCCAGCTCGTCGAGCAGGTCGGTCGGCTGGTCCGCGAAGGCTGGACCATCACCGGAAGGAAGGTTACGGTTCCGTGA
- a CDS encoding DUF4190 domain-containing protein, translating into MQPGNPGQDPYGQQPNQDPTAPQPPAAPYGQQPTSGQPYGQQPQDPYAAPQAPYGQQPTSGQPYGQQPPYQDPYAQQQPYGSGPTYPNAGYPQAQGQNNTLGLVSMILGIASIPLICCLYLGIPVGIAGIVTGYLAKQKVAQGQASNAGQAKAGLICGAVGVGLGILLLILSVVAQVNLPTQP; encoded by the coding sequence ATGCAGCCCGGTAACCCCGGTCAGGACCCGTACGGCCAGCAGCCCAACCAGGACCCGACCGCTCCCCAGCCGCCGGCCGCCCCGTACGGCCAGCAGCCCACCTCCGGCCAGCCGTACGGCCAGCAGCCGCAGGACCCGTACGCCGCGCCGCAGGCCCCGTACGGTCAGCAGCCCACCTCCGGGCAGCCGTACGGCCAGCAGCCGCCGTACCAGGACCCGTACGCGCAGCAGCAGCCGTACGGCTCCGGCCCGACGTACCCGAACGCCGGGTACCCGCAGGCGCAGGGGCAGAACAACACCCTCGGCCTGGTGTCGATGATCCTCGGTATCGCGTCGATCCCGCTGATCTGCTGCCTGTACCTGGGCATCCCGGTCGGCATCGCGGGCATCGTGACCGGCTACCTCGCCAAGCAGAAGGTGGCCCAGGGCCAGGCCAGCAACGCCGGCCAGGCCAAGGCCGGTCTGATCTGCGGCGCGGTCGGCGTCGGGTTGGGCATCCTGCTGCTCATCCTGAGCGTCGTGGCGCAGGTCAACCTGCCCACCCAGCCCTGA